From the Anguilla anguilla isolate fAngAng1 chromosome 8, fAngAng1.pri, whole genome shotgun sequence genome, one window contains:
- the LOC118233652 gene encoding cathepsin L1-like — MHALQNVFLLVLGIISHASSHLNLTLNGQWKDWKDHYNKEYGSQGEELQRRQIWEKNLRMVEKHNMDASHGLHSFTMGLNHLSDMMAEEVNAVLNGLRDEEEVVEELHRHGNLTFTLPDDGKVPLPRSVDWRRKGMVSPVRDQGHCGSCWAFSVSGAMEGLMKRQTGKLVPLSPQNLLDCSSSYGNLGCNGGYLSKTFRYIIENKGIDSDSSYPYESREGKCRYSVQGRAGYCSGFQILQRGDERALQVAVANVGPVSVRINALPSFNSYRGGVYDDPSCSSAETNHAVLVAGYGTYRGKDFWLVKNSWGTDWGESGFIRMARNRNNQCGIANWPMYPTM; from the exons ATGCATGCCCTGCAGAACGTCTTTCTATTGGTCCTCGGGATCATTAGCCACGCCTCCTCCCATCTCAACCTGACTCTGAATGGTCAGTGGAAGGACTGGAAGGACCATTACAATAAAGAGTATGGCAGCCAG GGGGAGGAGTTACAGAGGAGACAGATCTGGGAGAAGAACCTGAGGATGGTGGAGAAACACAACATGGATGCTTCGCATGGCCTGCACTCCTTCACCATGGGCCTCAACCACCTCTCAGACATG ATGGCAGAGGAGGTCAACGCTGTCCTCAACGGGCTGAGGGACGAGGAagaggtggtggaggagctCCATCGTCATGGCAACCTGACGTTCACCTTGCCAGACGACGGCAAGGTCCCCCTGCCCCGGTCGGTGGACTGGAGGAGGAAAGGCATGGTCAGCCCAGTCCGAGACCAG GGACACTGCGGGTCTTGCTGGGCATTCAGTGTTTCGGGGGCCATGGAGGGACTGATGAAGAGGCAGACGGGCAAGCTGGTCCCCCTCAGCCCCCAGAATCTGCtggactgcagcagcagctatGGCAACCTGGGCTGCAATGGTGGCTACCTCTCCAAGACCTTCCGTTACATCATCGAGAACAAGGGCATCGACTCTGACAGCTCCTACCCCTACGAGTCCAGG GAGGGGAAGTGCCGTTACTCGGTACAAGGCAGAGCTGGGTACTGCTCGGGGTTCCAGATCCTCCAGCGGGGCGACGAGAGGGCACTGCAGGTGGCGGTTGCCAACGTGGGCCCCGTTTCCGTGAGAATCAATGCCCTGCCATCCTTCAACAGCTACAGAGGAG GCGTGTACGATGACCCCTCGTGCAGCTCAGCGGAGACCAATCACGCGGTGCTTGTGGCTGGGTATGGGACGTACAGGGGGAAGGACTTCTGGCTGGTGAAGAACAG CTGGGGAACAGATTGGGGTGAAAGCGGATTCATCCGAATGGCCAGGAACAGGAATAACCAGTGTGGAATTGCTAATTGGCCCATGTATCCCACCATGTGA